The proteins below are encoded in one region of Anguilla anguilla isolate fAngAng1 chromosome 3, fAngAng1.pri, whole genome shotgun sequence:
- the LOC118223228 gene encoding uncharacterized protein LOC118223228 — translation MALFGKVLEPVGYMQTLRGLVQNICSYLDGNDAPEELDLVKKNLDHIDQELGEAGRGLLADEEVHRLEGDLALVYGQLGALVRAAPTCTKRETEAFLEYARDLRLERQLIAMHARLMGVAALTAQPTLLEELIQTRRPKRWELREFCEKVNFVLGTGLLCLFVQASLTGRDQALLMKVWGERMGALYRKMKATGALCSGYFLEQARDDVRRMSGDAQLSGRPPGEQAAAILKALEKNYDWMRWAVMVHPPGLGGGAERRDSLLTVPPERPGGVAVVACYRDTPTSLDKSRIHQLIVELEWKIPNPPPEVYASLEEEPERAGRYLAGRMLRKLREGLGGGVVVHVVPGPMEMRCNFPQASFYLYEYKHRLASGTVCVFG, via the exons ATGGCGCTGTTTGGGAAGGTTCTGGAACCAGTCGGGTACATGCAGACCCTGCGGGGACTGGTCCAGAACATCTGCTCCTACCTGGACGGCAACGACGCACctgaggagctggacctggtcAAGAAGAACCTGGACCACATCGACCAGGAGCTgggcgaggcggggcggggACTCCTGGCGGACGAGGAGGTGCACCGGCTGGAGGGGGACCTGGCGCTGGTGTACGGCCAGCTGGGGGCGCTGGTGAGGGCCGCGCCCACCTGCACCAAGCGCGAGACGGAGGCCTTCCTGGAGTACGCGCGCGACCTGCGTCTGGAGAGGCAGCTGATCGCCATGCACGCCCGGCTGATGGGCGTGGCCGCCCTGACCGCCCAGCCCAccctgctggaggagctgatcCAGACCCGGAGGCCCAAGCGCTGGGAGCTGCGCGAGTTCTGTGAGAAG GTGAACTTCGTGCTGGGGACGGGGCTGCTGTGCCTGTTCGTGCAGGCGTCCCTGACGGGGCGGGACCAGGCGCTGCTGATGAAGGTTTGGGGCGAGCGCATGGGGGCGCTCTACAGGAAGATGAAGGCGACGGGGGCGCTGTGCTCGGGGTACTTCCTGGAGCAGGCGCGGGACGACGTGCGGCGCATGTCCGGCGACGCCCAGCTGAGCGGCAGGCCCCCCGGGGAGCAGGCGGCCGCCATCCTCAAAGCGCTGGAGAAGAACTACGACTGGATGCGCTGGGCCGTCATGGTGCACCCgcccggg ctcgggggcggggccgagcggcGGGACAGCCTGCTGACCGTGCCTCCGGAGCGGCCCGGTGGAGTGGCGGTGGTGGCCTGCTACCGGGACACGCCCACCTCCCTGGACAAGAGCCGCATCCACCAGCTGATCGTGGAGCTGGAGTGGAAGATCCCCAACCCGCCGCCGGAGGTGTACGCCTcgctggaggaggagcctgaGCGGGCGGGGCGCTACCTGGCCGGGCGCATGCTGCGCAAGCTgcgggaggggctgggggggggcgtggtcgTGCACGTGGTCCCGGGACCCATGGAGATGCGCTGCAACTTCCCGCAGGCGTCCTTCTACCTGTACGAGTACAAGCACCGGCTGGCCTCCGGGACCGTGTGCGTGTTCGGCTAG
- the LOC118222855 gene encoding cytochrome c oxidase copper chaperone-like — MSTLTAESCETTPESAEPEETPTPCCECPETKKARDACIIEKGEESCSDLIEAHKECMRALGFKI, encoded by the exons ATGTCGACCCTGACAGCGGAGTCTTGTGAGACTACGCCGGAGAGCGCCGAGCCGGAGGAGACCCCAACGCCGTGCTGTGAATGTCCTGAGACCAAGAAAGCTAGAGATGCATG CATCATTGAGAAGGGCGAAGAAAGCTGCAGCGACCTCATCGAGGCGCACAAAGAATGTATGAGGGCGCTTGGATTCAAGATTTGA